A window of the Gossypium hirsutum isolate 1008001.06 chromosome A03, Gossypium_hirsutum_v2.1, whole genome shotgun sequence genome harbors these coding sequences:
- the LOC107886963 gene encoding cyclin-D2-1 isoform X2: protein MSSSVSAASSGSAGLSCGEDAGEVVTWEPEPFSGHHDKYYPNPDENAISRLIDSESHHMPLPDYLRRCQDRYVDVISRQDSINWMLKVHAHYHFSPVTAFLSVNYFDRYLSSYSLPQANGWPFQLLSVACLSLAAKMEEPQVPLLLDLQVFEPRFVFEPKTIQRMELRVMAALNWRLCSVTPFDYLHYFISKLPSCSTRLPDSFSSIVAASSDLILNTTRVLDFLRFAPSTMAAAALLCATGDSLECPACDVFFHESVNREMVRSCHQLMDEYLVDTCPSTRFKELRVEQPSTAPPSPVGVLDAAACSSCDTRSEIPGSSSSQEEPPPKRLRSSDPDVQQT from the exons ATGAG TTCCTCTGTCTCCGCTGCTAGTAGCGGCAGCGCCGGTTTGTCTTGCGGTGAGGACGCTGGTGAAGTGGTAACCTGGGAACCCGAACCGTTTTCCGGCCACCATGACAAGTATTATCCCAATCCCGATGAGAATGCCATTTCAAGACTCATCGACTCGGAATCCCATCATATGCCTTTACCCGATTATCTCCGCCGTTGCCAGGACCGTTACGTCGACGTTATATCCCGTCAAGACTCCATTAATTGGATGCTAAAG GTGCATGCACACTATCATTTCAGTCCAGTAACGGCGTTCCTCTCCGTCAACTACTTCGATCGTTACCTCTCTTCTTACTCACTTCcg CAAGCAAATGGGTGGCCGTTTCAGCTTCTATCAGTGGCGTGTTTATCATTGGCAGCGAAAATGGAAGAACCCCAAGTGCCATTGTTACTGGACCTTCAAGTATTCGAACCCAGATTCGTTTTCGAACCTAAAACCATCCAAAGAATGGAGCTTCGTGTAATGGCTGCTCTTAATTGGAGATTATGTTCAGTAACTCCCTTTGATTATCTCCATTACTTCATCTCTAAGCTCCCTTCTTGCTCGACCCGATTACCCGATTCGTTTTCTTCTATTGTCGCTGCTTCTTCGGATCTCATTCTCAACACCACCCGTG TACTGGATTTCCTCCGATTTGCGCCGTCGACGATGGCAGCCGCCGCCTTGCTTTGTGCTACCGGAGACAGTTTGGAATGTCCGGCTTGTGACGTTTTTTTTCACGAGAGTGTAAACAGA GAAATGGTGAGAAGCTGTCACCAACTAATGGATGAATACCTCGTCGACACGTGTCCATCTACTCGATTCAAGGAGTTAAGAGTCGAGCAGCCGTCAACCGCGCCACCAAGCCCAGTCGGCGTGCTCGACGCGGCCGCTTGCAGCAGTTGTGACACGCGCTCCGAAATTCCCGGCTCTAGCAGCAGCCAAGAAGAGCCGCCACCCAAGCGGTTACGGTCCTCTGATCCGGATGTACAGCAAACGTAA
- the LOC107886963 gene encoding cyclin-D2-1 isoform X1 — MPLRPSISRIFIITIIQMSLSHSHSTPLNSSSVSAASSGSAGLSCGEDAGEVVTWEPEPFSGHHDKYYPNPDENAISRLIDSESHHMPLPDYLRRCQDRYVDVISRQDSINWMLKVHAHYHFSPVTAFLSVNYFDRYLSSYSLPQANGWPFQLLSVACLSLAAKMEEPQVPLLLDLQVFEPRFVFEPKTIQRMELRVMAALNWRLCSVTPFDYLHYFISKLPSCSTRLPDSFSSIVAASSDLILNTTRVLDFLRFAPSTMAAAALLCATGDSLECPACDVFFHESVNREMVRSCHQLMDEYLVDTCPSTRFKELRVEQPSTAPPSPVGVLDAAACSSCDTRSEIPGSSSSQEEPPPKRLRSSDPDVQQT; from the exons ATGCCGTTGCGGCCGTCCATCAGCCGCATCTTTATCATCACCATCATCCAAATGTCCCTCTCTCACTCTCACTCAACTCCCTTGAACAGTTCCTCTGTCTCCGCTGCTAGTAGCGGCAGCGCCGGTTTGTCTTGCGGTGAGGACGCTGGTGAAGTGGTAACCTGGGAACCCGAACCGTTTTCCGGCCACCATGACAAGTATTATCCCAATCCCGATGAGAATGCCATTTCAAGACTCATCGACTCGGAATCCCATCATATGCCTTTACCCGATTATCTCCGCCGTTGCCAGGACCGTTACGTCGACGTTATATCCCGTCAAGACTCCATTAATTGGATGCTAAAG GTGCATGCACACTATCATTTCAGTCCAGTAACGGCGTTCCTCTCCGTCAACTACTTCGATCGTTACCTCTCTTCTTACTCACTTCcg CAAGCAAATGGGTGGCCGTTTCAGCTTCTATCAGTGGCGTGTTTATCATTGGCAGCGAAAATGGAAGAACCCCAAGTGCCATTGTTACTGGACCTTCAAGTATTCGAACCCAGATTCGTTTTCGAACCTAAAACCATCCAAAGAATGGAGCTTCGTGTAATGGCTGCTCTTAATTGGAGATTATGTTCAGTAACTCCCTTTGATTATCTCCATTACTTCATCTCTAAGCTCCCTTCTTGCTCGACCCGATTACCCGATTCGTTTTCTTCTATTGTCGCTGCTTCTTCGGATCTCATTCTCAACACCACCCGTG TACTGGATTTCCTCCGATTTGCGCCGTCGACGATGGCAGCCGCCGCCTTGCTTTGTGCTACCGGAGACAGTTTGGAATGTCCGGCTTGTGACGTTTTTTTTCACGAGAGTGTAAACAGA GAAATGGTGAGAAGCTGTCACCAACTAATGGATGAATACCTCGTCGACACGTGTCCATCTACTCGATTCAAGGAGTTAAGAGTCGAGCAGCCGTCAACCGCGCCACCAAGCCCAGTCGGCGTGCTCGACGCGGCCGCTTGCAGCAGTTGTGACACGCGCTCCGAAATTCCCGGCTCTAGCAGCAGCCAAGAAGAGCCGCCACCCAAGCGGTTACGGTCCTCTGATCCGGATGTACAGCAAACGTAA